A portion of the Pagrus major chromosome 8, Pma_NU_1.0 genome contains these proteins:
- the LOC141001341 gene encoding uncharacterized protein: MKLLELGDSISRFRFSQSCVGLAGCLCVSYAVWTPFWLKDRGLWTQWNNTNSDQTNQKGVFKALEAERVFAVLSFLMAVSTGALCLVFALCWTSRTVRSYSNTRSLLMAGQALYPTTLLLLTMASTGFFFLLSWSLFTYQHREEISQDLSSLGSSYWFGAIGWFLLLVVEMIVFIAEQAIVPDILPDLEKAVESWRISSQLKAAKRSFSDSYRVDYSPSDMYPQMFVSAP; the protein is encoded by the exons ATGAAGTTGCTGGAGCTGGGGGACTCCATCAGTCGCTTCAGGTTTTCTCAATCCTGTGTGGGGTTGGCaggctgcctgtgtgtgtcctACGCAGTGTGGACACCGTTCTGGCTGAAGGATAGGGGACTCTGGACACAGTGGAATAACACTAACAGTGACCAGACAAACCAGAAAGGTGTCTTCAAAG CCTTGGAAGCAGAGCGGGTATTTGCGGTTCTCTCCTTCCTGATGGCTGTCAGCACCGGTGCTCTGTGCCTGGTGtttgccctctgctggacaTCTCGGACGGTGCGCTCCTACTCCAACACTCGTTCCCTCCTCATGGCAGGACAGGCGCTCTACCCCACCACTCTGCTGTTGCTCACCATGGCCTCGACAG gtttcttcttcctcctcagctggtCTCTTTTCACGTATCAGCACCGGGAGGAAATCAGTCAGGACCTCTCCAGCCTCGGCTCCTCCTATTGGTTCGGGGCGATAGGGTGGTTCCTGCTGTTGGTCGTGGAGATGATAGTCTTCATAGCTGAACAAGCTATTGTACCAGACATCCTACCAGACTTAGAAAAGGCCGTGGAGTCTTGGCGGATTTCCTCTCAACTCAAGGCCGCTAAACGCTCTTTTAGCGACAGTTATCGCGTTGATTACAGCCCGAGTGACATGTATCCACAGATGTTTGTGTCAGCACCTTGA
- the accs gene encoding 1-aminocyclopropane-1-carboxylate synthase-like protein 1: MDFRGRRHERGSNWTDPEIVELLQLWSDESVQIELESSLRNQRVFDRIAHILREKGIYRTGDQCREKIKKMKLEYRRIKDNYKMRSWKFYDVMDRVLANRPAITYSSLGGAVIAQQVFQSPSGSEPYVQGVPPGSFGPLSSGGFLFGQPPKAGEQLDIKCEDVDESMLNSGVAPPEMYYGSGDDQETDGQSLLGPEDPLVRGESSSNARISPSGFSDLNIASSATGAAQAVGGPMPHDAPEQPRKDGFHPPTFVRQKKRRRGGKTSSCYGGGSQGRLDKALASFLNWQQSAEERLLSLEEARMEREFQAEERREQREERRAEQERQHELRLFRMLTGALVAVRQRAPTAETQPTDPSFSPPAHLSASLMTTAAPSLSSSLSQPPSEAPAAQAVSTQEPIKSTLPTSAKPCERSRDVLATVGCAETPGPSVYLSNRGNSIRQQQGILQEGFAQYGADKYHDTDNPGGIINMGTSENKLCYDLLHKRLTNPDMLLIDPSLLQYSDWRGHTFLREEVAKFLTHYCCSPNPLKADNVVVMNGCGSLFSCIAAVICDPKDAILIPTPFYGVITEDLDLYSEVKLFHVPLDCEADSKDCRPFHLTVEKLEEGLKRAKQEGLIIRAVILVNPHNPLAEIYTPKEMIAFLEFAKRNELHAIVDEVYMLTVFDESVTFHSVLSVDSLPDPQRTHVMWGMSKDFAMAGIRIGTLYTENKDLVEALAKLGPFHGISGTTQHQVARLLQDRDWINKDFFPENRCRLKAAHSYLTGELRGMGVPYLDRPAALYVWADLRKYLRESSFEEELSMWRCFLRHKVVLSCGQAFSCSTPGWFRMVFAVQQSHLQLGLKRIREALKEIERKSTSADSIKEASKESKKSVKEDSADSDNAAIVNSTSSPQSKSSDQLKENDSPVPDTGSLATEEFVLLDCQASKPAEGLGSLIGTLRHQIRSSDWLEKNTPELSAGEDPEILDVFKALLQRARK; the protein is encoded by the exons ATGGACTTTCGCGGCAGGAGGCACGAGCGAGGCAGCAACTGGACCGACCCGGAGATAGTGGAGCTGCTCCAGCTGTGGTCGGACGAGTCGGTCCAGATTGAGCTGGAGAGCTCGCTGCGCAACCAACGCGTGTTCGACCGCATAGCCCACATCCTGCGGGAGAAGGGCATCTACCGCACCGGTGACCAGTGCAGGGAGAAGATCAAGAAGATGAAGCTGGAGTACCGTCGCATCAAGGACAACTACAAAATGAGGTCTTGGAAGTTCTATGATGTGATGGACAGGGTGCTGGCGAACCGACCTGCCATCACCTACTCCTCCCTGGGCGGAGCTGTCATAGCTCAACAGGTGTTTCAGAGCCCGAGCGGGTCCGAACCGTACGTGCAAGGGGTCCCACCAGGCTCCTTTGGTCCTCTGTCTTCAGGAGGGTTTCTGTTTGGTCAGCCACCAAAAGCTGGAGAGCAACTGGATATTAAATGTGAAGATGTGGATGAGAGCATGCTGAACTCAGGGGTTGCGCCCCCCGAGATGTATTATGGGTCTGGAGATGACCAGGAGACTGATGGACAGTCTCTGCTGGGGCCTGAGGACCCTCTGGTTAGAGGAGAGAGCTCATCAAATGCAAGAATCTCACCTTCAG GTTTTAGTGACCTGAACATTGCCAGCTCTGCCACAGGTGCCGCCCAGGCTGTTGGTGGTCCCATGCCGCACGATGCACCTGAGCAACCCAGGAAGGACGGCTTTCATCCCCCAACCTTTGTGAGACAGAAGAAGCGTCGCCGCGGTGGCAAAACATCATCTTGCTACGGGGGTGGCAGTCAGGGGCGCCTGGATAAAGCCCTGGCCAGCTTCCTGAACTGGCAGCAGTCCGCAGAGGAGCGCCTGCTCTCTCTGGAGGAGGCGCGGATGGAGAGAGAGTTTCAGGCCGAGGAGCGCAGGGAACAgcgggaggagaggagggcagaACAGGAGCGCCAGCACGAGCTCCGCCTGTTCCGCATGCTCACGGGGGCGTTGGTTGCGGTCAGACAGCGTGCCCCGACTGCTGAGACACAGCCGACCGACCCCTCCTTCTCACCCCCAGCTCATCTGTCAGCTTCACTGATGACCACAGCCGCACCCTCCCTCTCATCATCTTTATCTCAGCCACCCTCAGAAGCTCCCGCAGCACAGGCCGTCTCCACTCAAGAGCCGATAAAGTCAACTCTGCCCACATCCGCCAAGCCCTGTGAAAGGTCTCGGGATGTTTTGGCAACAGTGGGATGTGCAGAAACTCCCGGCCCAAGCGTGTACCTGTCCAACCGTGGTAACAGCATCCGACAGCAGCAAGGCATTCTCCAGGAGGGCTTTGCCCAATATGGAGCAGACAAATACCACGACACAGATAACCCTGGT GGAATAATCAACATGGGTACCAGTGAGAACAAACTATGCTATGATCTTCTTCATAAACGG CTGACCAACCCCGACATGCTGCTTATTGACCCGTCTTTGTTGCAGTATTCAGACTGGAGGGGACACACGTT CCTGAGAGAGGAGGTTGCAAAGTTCCTGACGCACTACTGCTGTTCTCCAAACCCACTGAAAGCCGACAAT gttGTGGTGATGAACGGCTGCGGTTCCCTCTTCTCATGTATCGCAGCAGTCATTTGTGACCCCAAAG ATGCCATTCTCATTCCTACGCCTTTCTACGGTGTGATAACCGAGGATCTAGATCTGTACAGCGAGGTCAAACTCTTTCACGTTCCTCTTGACTGTGAG GCCGACAGCAAAGACTGTCGACCCTTCCACCTCACTGTAGAGAAACTAGAAGAAGGTCTGAAAAGAGCCAAGCAAGAG GGGTTGATCATCCGAGCTGTTATACTGGTGAACCCCCATAACCCTCTGGCTGAGATCTACACCCCGAAGGAGATGATAGCATTCTTGGAGTTTGCCAAAAG AAATGAGCTCCATGCCATTGTGGATGAAGTGTACATGCTGACGGTGTTTGATGAATCAGTCACCTTTCACAGTGTCCTCAGTGTAGACAG TTTGCCCGACCCACAGAGGACACATGTGATGTGGGGGATGAGCAAG GACTTTGCCATGGCAGGAATCAGAATAGGCACTCTGTATACTGAGAACAAAGACCTTGTGGAGGCTTTGGCCAAGCTGGGTCCCTTCCACGGTATCTCTGGAACCACCCAGCACCAGGTAGCACGACTACTTCAGGACAGAG ATTGGATCAACAAGGATTTTTTCCCTGAGAACCGATGCAGACTGAAAGCTGCTCACAGTTACCTGACAGGAGAGCTGCGGGGTATGGGCGTCCCCTACCTGGACAGGCCTGCTGCACTTTATGTCTGGGCTGACCTCAGAAAG TACCTCAGAGAGTCTTCGTTTGAGGAGGAGCTGTCTATGTGGCGGTGTTTCCTCAGACACAAGGTGGTTTTGAGCTGCGGGCAAGCCTTCTCCTGCTCCACACCCGGCTGGTTCCGCATGGTCTTCGCAGTCCAACAATCCCACCTTCAACTAG GCCTGAAGCGAATTAGGGAGGCTTTGAAagaaattgaaagaaaaagcacTAGCGCTGATTCTATCAAAGAGGCCAGTAAGGAGAGCAAAAAGTCAGTGAAAGAGGACAGTGCAGATTCAGACAACGCTGCGATTGTCAATTCAACATCATCACCCCAGAGCAAGTCATCCGACCAGCTGAAGGAGAATGATAGCCCTGTTCCTGACACAGGCTCGCTGGCCACCGAGGAGTTTGTGTTGCTGGACTGCCAAGCGTCGAAGCCTGCAGAGGGTCTGGGCTCTCTGATTGGGACTCTCAGGCACCAGATCcgctcctctgattggctggagaaAAACACTCCAGAGCTGTCTGCCGGAGAGGACCCGGAGATTCTTGATGTATTCAAGGCACTGCTGCAGAGAGCCAGAAAGTAA